Proteins found in one Oreochromis niloticus isolate F11D_XX linkage group LG22, O_niloticus_UMD_NMBU, whole genome shotgun sequence genomic segment:
- the gatad2b gene encoding transcriptional repressor p66-beta produces the protein MEQMSEEALRLNLLKRGLESTSEREEALAKRLKMEGHEAMERLKMLALLKRKDLADLAALDVAGTLGDGKGPGASSLHHQSLMGAAYEEKLNGSLRLGSHSSPVGPSKNGKENILDEPVDMSAGRRCDADHDRRTPSPDVIILSDNEASSPRTTPRPEERVHKANLDMFKGKTGEERQQMIKALREELRLEEARLVLLKKLRQSQMQKENVVQKVPVVQNAASSVQPPPIHSSPVLGKLPVRPGLHNPEPQNLRTAQGHTVIRSAANANLPPILMSQRVIAPNPAQLQGQRVTSKPGMSRSSSSSMANAVSYQQASQVAASQRSGSSAMYMNLAHMQAAAAGASGVAGGLGGASAVSPSTMSGSASGAVSSMADQASSQAAAKLALRKQLEKTLLEIPPPKPPAPLLHFLPSAANSEFIYMVGLEEVVQSVLDSQGKLRGTLARLEPFFCAQCRTDFTPHWKQEKSGRILCEQCMTSNQKKALKAEHTNRLKNAFVKALQQEQEIEQRLQQQAALSPSSVPTNASKSDTMIRHHALRQAPQPQASLQQGLSNSARGVLSNFAQASQLSVASSLMGMTSAKHCGSSGGSSNSSSNRLQHDNRRQIYNIPGLNIAYLNPAAVGAHKSSSLADRQREYLLDMIPPRSISQSITGQK, from the exons ATGGAGCAGATGTCTGAGGAGGCGCTGAGGCTGAACCTACTTAAGCGAGGCCTTGAGTCAACCAGTGAGCGAGAAGAGGCGTTGGCCAAGCGCCTCAAAATGGAAGGTCACGAGGCCATGGAGCGCCTGAAGATGCTGGCGCTTCTTAAACGCAAGGACTTAGCTGACCTAGCAGCCCTAGATGTTGCAGGGACCTTGGGAGATGGAAAAGGCCCTGGAGCCAGCAGCCTCCATCATCAGAGCCTGATGGGTGCTGCTTATGAGGAGAAGTTAAATGGGAGTCTGAGGCTGGGAAGCCACAGTAGCCCCGTTGGACCAAGTAAGAATGGAAAGGAGAACATCCTGGATGAGCCAGTCGACATGAGCGCTGGGAGAAGATG TGATGCTGATCATGACAGACGAACTCCGTCACCGGATGTCATCATCCTGTCAGACAACGAGGCTTCCAGTCCCAGAACAACACCTCGGCCCGAGGAGCGTGTGCACAAGGCTAACCTGGACATGTTCAAG GGgaaaacaggagaggagaggcaGCAGATGATCAAAGCTCTAAGAGAAGAGCTTCGTCTGGAGGAGGCTCGTCTCGTGCTGCTGAAGAAGCTCAGGCAGAGTCAAATGCAGAAGGAGAATGTTGTCCAGAAG GTCCCAGTGGTCCAGAATGCTGCATCATCTGTGCAGCCTCCTCCCATCCACAGCTCTCCTGTCCTGGGGAAGCTACCTGTGAGGCCAGGTCTACACAACCCTGAGCCCCAGAACCTCCGCActgcacag GGTCACACAGTCATCCGGTCAGCAGCTAATGCCAACTTGCCCCCCATATTGATGTCTCAGCGAGTGATAGCACCCAACCCTGCCCAGCTGCAGGGCCAGAGGGTCACGTCCAAACCTGGGATGTCTCGTTCCAGTTCCAGCAGCATGGCTAATGCTGTCAGCTACCAGCAG GCCAGTCAGGTGGCAGCTTCCCAGCGCTCAGGCTCCAGTGCCATGTACATGAACCTGGCCCACatgcaagcagcagcagctggggCCAGCGGGGTGGCCGGCGGTCTGGGCGGAGCTTCGGCCGTCAGCCCATCCACCATGTCTGGTTCAGCCAGCGGAGCAGTGAGCTCCATGGCAGACCAGGCGAGCAGTCAGGCAGCAGCCAAGCTGGCCCTAAGAAAGCAGCTGGAGAAAACCTTATTGGAGATCCCTCCACCCAAACCCCCAGCCCCTCTCCTGCACTTCCTGCCCTCTGCTGCCAACAGTGAGTTCATCTACATGGTGGGCCTCGAGGAGGTGGTGCAGAGTGTGCTCGACAGTCAGG GTAAACTCAGAGGGACGCTGGCCCGTCTGGAGCCTTTCTTCTGCGCCCAGTGCAGAACTGACTTCACCCCCCACTGGAAGCAAGAGAAGAGCGGGAGAATCCTCTGTGAGCAGTGCATGACATCCAACCAGAAAAAGGCTTTGAAGGCAGAGCATACCAACAGGCTGAAGAATGCCTTTGTGAAGGCCTTACAACAGGAGCAG GAGATCGAAcagaggctgcagcagcaggCTGCACTCTCTCCCAGCTCAGTCCCTACCAACGCCTCCAAGTCCGACACCATGATCCGACATCATGCCCTCCGCCAG GCTCCCCAGCCTCAGGCCTCCCTGCAGCAAGGGCTGTCGAACTCGGCACGAGGGGTCCTGTCCAATTTTGCCCAGGCCTCCCAGCTGTCAGTGGCCAGCAGCCTCATGGGCATGACTAGTGCCAAGCATTGTGGCAGCAGCGgaggcagcagcaacagcagcagtaaCAGACTGCAGCATGACAACCGTCGGCAGATCTACAACATCCCAG GGTTAAACATTGCCTATCTGAACCCAGCGGCTGTCGGAGCCCATAAGAGCTCCAGCTTAGCAGACCGGCAGAGAGAGTACCTGTTGGACATGATCCCGCCTCGATCCATATCGCAGTCGATCACTGGACAGAAATGA